A genomic window from Pocillopora verrucosa isolate sample1 chromosome 7, ASM3666991v2, whole genome shotgun sequence includes:
- the LOC131770715 gene encoding fasciculation and elongation protein zeta-2 translates to MAGSEDGGPSDENSEWSDFSRNNSAIDTFDNVHFGAKSQDPTSVINTLFTCFPLPSVFQSADFFNGAPCANERILDHVDPALKTYGEPLVWRGCETELKFSKALHLLPCDDRNHLLPGHLEEDSNSVPTRTFDFHKFAEKFNSQLSCQTLNSGSNDLKEDRVLSHQSDRLSNSDDSNSENEDEIFLVFRGKPNNRQSTFDEGQAAAGLSELSNGELLDLKQEMAAYVKEYSDILVEELTLREELDREKEIKNNFISTLLAVQSKIRESQTGQGKGKKGSSAYSGKYLTTVIPYDDCDGGPSNKVLLQLIEIMEALISDSPTVPGLLTEYILKVLCAED, encoded by the exons ATGGCGGGCAGCGAAGACGGAGGACCCTCGGACGAAAATAGTGAATGGTCTGATTTTAGTCGCAACAACTCCGCGATTGACACTTTTGACAATGTCCACTTTGGAGCTAAATCTCAGGACCCTACCAGTGTCATTAATACCCTTTTCACGTGTTTTCCCTTGCCATCAGTTTTCCAGTCAGCTGACTTTTTTAACGGAGCGCCTTGCGCCAACGAAAG AATTCTCGACCATGTAGATCCTGCATTGAAAACTTATGGCGAACCTTTGGTTTGGCGGGGATGTGAAACAGAACTGAAATTCTCCAAGGCGTTACATCTTCTACCGTGTGATGACAGA aaTCATCTTCTACCTGGGCATCTTGAGGAGGACTCAAACTCTGTCCCAACAAGAACTTTTGACTTTCATAAATTTGCTGAGAAGTTCAACTCACAATTGTCTTGTCAGACATTAAATAGTGGTTCCAATGATCTTAAAGAGGATCGTGTTTTATCACATCAATCTGATCGACTCTCTAACAGTGATGATTCTAATAGTGAAAACGAGGATGAAATTTTCTTGGTCTTCAGAGGGAAGCCCAATAATCGGCAGTCAACTTTTGATGAGGGTCAGGCTGCAGCAG ggCTTTCTGAACTTTCAAATGGAGAACTTTTAGACTTAAAACAAGAGATGGCAGCTTATGTCAAGGAGTACTCTGATATACTTGTGGAAGAACTAACATTAAGAGAAGAATTAGAtagggaaaaggaaataaaaaacaatttcatatCAACATTATTAGCTGTTCAGTCCAAAATAAGAGAATCACAGACTGgtcaaggaaaaggaaagaagggCTCTTCTGCTTATTCAGGGAAA TATTTAACTACAGTGATTCCTTATGATGATTGTGATGGAGGTCCAAGCAATAAAGTACTACTGCAACTGATTGAGA TTATGGAGGCCCTCATTTCAGACAGCCCAACAGTTCCTGGTTTGTTAACTGAATATATATTAAAAG TGCTGTGTGCTGAAGACTAG
- the LOC131770717 gene encoding uncharacterized protein, whose product MESTAAESKKEGDRDVILNGECSTSLHGKEEINNPEQPQKLCSAKKFTDLNGLMIHTQSCPSTSTNENHVTSGHSDPIGYDPSTSEKKNSAEHAGPGDPCEKSTNLTYVSYESELQMEAIMALITKDLSEPYSIYTYRYFIHNWPNLCFLAMDGDNCVGAIVCKLDMHKNMVRRGYIAMLAVEKEYRRQKIGSNLVVRAIKAMQEDSCDEVVLETEVTNTAALRLYENLGFVRDKRLFRYYLNGVDALRLKLWLR is encoded by the exons ATGGAGTCCACAGCTGCAGAGAGTAAGAAGGAAGGAGATAGAGACGTCATTCTCAACGGCGAGTGTTCGACGTCTCTACATGGGAAAGAGGAAATTAACAATCCTGAACAGCCGCAGAAATTATGCagtgcaaagaaatttacagatctCAACGGCCTAATGATCCACACTCAATCATGCCCAAGTACATCAACGAATGAAAATCATGTAACCTCTGGTCATAGTGATCCGATAGGATATGACCCGTCAACTTCAGAGAAGAAGAACTCCGCGGAACATGCCGGACCTGGAGATCCTTGTGAAAAAAGTACAAATTTAACTTATGTTAGTTACGAGTCTGAACTTCAAATGGAGGCAATTATGGCTCTTATAACAAAGGACCTTTCGGAGCCGTATTCAATCTACACATATCGTTATTTCATACATAACTGGCCAAACCTCTGTTTTTTG GCAATGGACGGTGACAACTGCGTTGGTGCCATTGTGTGCAAGCTTGACATGCACAAGAACATGGTACGAAGAGGGTACATTGCTATGTTAGCTGTTGAGAAGGAATATAGACGGCAGAAAATAG GTTCAAATCTTGTGGTAAGAGCAATCAAGGCAATGCAAGAAGATAGCTGTGATGAA GTTGTACTTGAGACAGAGGTAACCAACACAGCAGCTCTGCGACTCTATGAGAACCTGGGATTTGTCCGTGACAAAAGGTTGTTTAGGTATTATCTTAATGGTGTTGATGCACTGAGACTGAAGTTGTGGCTAAGATGA